Proteins from a genomic interval of Candidatus Thermoplasmatota archaeon:
- a CDS encoding winged helix-turn-helix transcriptional regulator codes for MQRLPDRGELTRLAILLEATAANPARQSDIAASLGITPQAVSEHVRALQTEGLLLAGDGSYRPTARGVQALQDGLDRLRGFVVDALSRVNVVRHTVALAAGPVRAGERVGLFMRAGELCALAGHASPSTGTASHAAEPGEALRVRDLTGMVDHAPGRLLLVRIPPPPSRPATLAAVLSQRPHARTAALDVAARAALEAAGRKPDFTFAPLEASLHACQRGLDVVVAGLEPEVAGAARRLEEENARSGFKIGFEIRDA; via the coding sequence ATGCAGCGACTGCCGGACCGCGGAGAGCTCACGCGGCTTGCCATCCTGCTCGAGGCCACGGCGGCCAACCCCGCGCGCCAGTCCGACATCGCAGCCTCGCTTGGCATCACGCCCCAGGCCGTCTCGGAGCACGTGCGCGCCCTGCAGACGGAGGGGCTCCTTCTTGCCGGCGACGGGAGCTACCGCCCGACCGCGCGCGGCGTGCAGGCGCTGCAGGACGGGCTCGACCGCTTGCGCGGATTCGTGGTCGATGCGCTCTCGCGCGTGAACGTCGTCCGCCACACGGTGGCGCTGGCCGCCGGTCCCGTGCGCGCCGGCGAGCGCGTCGGGCTGTTCATGCGCGCCGGCGAGCTTTGCGCCCTGGCCGGCCACGCGTCGCCCTCCACGGGCACGGCCTCGCACGCGGCGGAGCCGGGCGAGGCTTTGCGAGTGCGCGACCTCACGGGAATGGTCGACCACGCGCCCGGCCGGCTCTTGCTCGTTCGGATCCCGCCGCCTCCGTCCCGGCCGGCTACCCTGGCGGCGGTCCTGTCGCAACGGCCGCATGCTCGGACCGCGGCCCTGGACGTGGCGGCCCGCGCGGCGCTTGAAGCGGCTGGCAGAAAGCCCGACTTCACCTTCGCGCCGCTGGAGGCCTCCTTGCACGCCTGCCAGCGGGGCTTGGACGTGGTCGTCGCGGGGCTGGAGCCCGAGGTGGCCGGGGCCGCGCGCCGGCTCGAGGAGGAGAACGCCCGCTCCGGATTCAAGATCGGATTCGAGATCCGCGACGCCTAG
- the icd gene encoding isocitrate dehydrogenase (NADP(+)) translates to MAFPSPPSGQRITFRGGALTVPDDPVIPVIVGDGTGPDIMNAALPVLQAAVAKAYGGRRRLAWYEVPAGMTALETVGELLPARTLEALQTYVVGIKGPMTTPIGTGFRSVNVALRQELDLYACVRPVYGLPGVPAPSRNPMGLDIVIFRENIEDVYAGVEFPAGSPEAARLEEFLVRDLGVKRSKIQPGSALGIKPMSAFNSKRLIRKAIQYAIDKKRTSVTLVHKGNVMKFTEGAFRDWGYEVARTEFPDVTVTEQELVERHGGNAPPGKIVIKDRIADNMLQQIQTRPTEYDVVATPNLNGDYLSDAAAGYVGGLGFAPGGNIGDGPAVFEATHGSAPKYAGQDKVNPSSVILSGVMMLEYLGWDEAARLTKDAIRKTIHAGVVTYDLAREMNLAPVKCSEFGKAVIGNL, encoded by the coding sequence ATGGCGTTCCCTTCGCCTCCCTCGGGGCAACGGATCACGTTCCGCGGCGGCGCTCTCACGGTTCCCGACGATCCCGTCATCCCCGTCATCGTCGGCGACGGCACCGGCCCCGACATCATGAACGCGGCGCTGCCGGTCCTGCAGGCGGCCGTGGCCAAGGCCTACGGCGGACGGCGACGCCTGGCGTGGTACGAAGTGCCCGCGGGCATGACGGCGCTGGAAACCGTAGGCGAGCTTCTGCCGGCGCGCACGCTGGAGGCGCTGCAAACGTACGTCGTAGGCATCAAGGGGCCCATGACGACGCCCATCGGCACGGGTTTCCGCAGCGTGAACGTCGCGTTGCGGCAGGAGCTCGACCTGTACGCGTGCGTGCGCCCGGTCTACGGCCTTCCCGGCGTGCCGGCGCCCTCGCGGAACCCCATGGGTCTTGACATCGTCATCTTCCGGGAGAACATCGAGGACGTGTACGCCGGTGTCGAGTTCCCTGCGGGCTCTCCCGAAGCCGCGCGGCTTGAGGAATTCCTCGTCCGGGATCTGGGCGTGAAACGCAGCAAGATCCAGCCCGGCTCCGCCCTTGGCATCAAGCCCATGAGCGCCTTCAACAGCAAGCGCCTGATCCGCAAGGCCATCCAGTACGCGATCGACAAGAAGCGCACGAGCGTCACGCTCGTGCACAAGGGCAACGTCATGAAGTTCACCGAGGGAGCCTTCCGCGATTGGGGCTACGAGGTCGCCCGCACCGAGTTTCCGGACGTGACCGTCACCGAACAGGAGCTCGTCGAGCGCCATGGTGGAAACGCGCCGCCGGGCAAGATCGTCATCAAGGACCGCATCGCCGACAACATGCTGCAGCAGATCCAGACCCGACCCACCGAGTACGACGTGGTCGCGACGCCCAACCTCAACGGCGACTACCTCTCGGACGCCGCGGCAGGCTACGTCGGAGGCCTGGGCTTTGCGCCCGGCGGCAACATCGGCGACGGGCCGGCCGTCTTCGAGGCCACCCACGGGTCGGCGCCCAAATACGCGGGCCAGGACAAGGTCAACCCGTCGAGCGTCATCCTCTCGGGCGTCATGATGCTCGAGTACCTCGGATGGGACGAGGCGGCGCGCCTGACGAAGGACGCCATCCGAAAGACGATCCACGCCGGCGTGGTGACCTACGACCTCGCGCGCGAGATGAACCTGGCGCCCGTCAAGTGCAGCGAGTTCGGAAAAGCCGTCATCGGAAACCTCTAG
- the rpl12p gene encoding 50S ribosomal protein P1, translated as MEYVYSALLLHSAGKPIDEAGVTNVLKGAGVAVDATRVKALVASLEGVNIEEAISKAAFAAPAAAAAAAPAEAKKEEKKKEEGPSEEEAAAGLGALFG; from the coding sequence ATGGAATATGTGTACAGCGCGCTGCTGCTGCATTCGGCAGGCAAGCCCATCGACGAGGCCGGCGTCACGAACGTCCTCAAGGGTGCCGGCGTCGCCGTCGACGCGACCCGCGTGAAGGCGCTTGTCGCCTCGCTCGAGGGTGTGAACATCGAGGAGGCCATCAGCAAGGCCGCCTTCGCCGCGCCCGCCGCTGCCGCGGCTGCCGCGCCCGCCGAAGCCAAGAAGGAAGAGAAGAAGAAGGAAGAGGGCCCCTCCGAGGAAGAGGCGGCCGCCGGCCTGGGCGCCTTGTTCGGCTGA
- a CDS encoding 50S ribosomal protein L10, protein MPGPSAHVAPVKKREVAELVRILRESPVVAVASIEAIPSPSIQKIRRNLRKDATIRVSKNTLLALALKEAAKEKPALESLAAKINGPTAVIATSLSPFKLYRRLEGSKARAPAKGGETAPEDVWVRQGETAFKPGPIVGELQKAGIPAKIDQGKVVISADKLVVKAGDKIPQPLAAALTRLEIHPLIIGMNVQAAYESGMIYEQRVLQVDEKQLLAQIGQAARAAVNLSVNAGYPTKKTIEILLQKAHREALAVGLEAEILDTKVIDLLLAKGQAEMLAVARKASPEALDEELKSKLG, encoded by the coding sequence ATGCCGGGACCCTCGGCGCACGTGGCGCCCGTGAAGAAGCGCGAGGTGGCCGAGCTCGTACGCATCCTGCGCGAGAGCCCGGTCGTGGCCGTCGCCTCGATCGAGGCCATCCCCTCGCCGTCCATCCAGAAGATCCGGCGGAACCTGCGCAAGGACGCGACGATCCGCGTCAGCAAGAACACGCTCCTGGCGCTTGCCCTCAAGGAGGCGGCCAAGGAGAAGCCGGCGCTCGAGTCGCTCGCGGCGAAGATCAACGGCCCGACGGCCGTCATCGCCACCTCGCTTTCGCCGTTCAAGCTCTACCGGCGCCTGGAGGGCAGCAAGGCCCGCGCGCCGGCCAAGGGCGGCGAGACGGCGCCCGAGGACGTTTGGGTGCGCCAGGGAGAGACCGCCTTCAAGCCCGGCCCCATCGTGGGCGAGCTTCAGAAGGCCGGCATCCCCGCGAAGATCGACCAGGGCAAGGTCGTCATCTCGGCCGACAAGCTCGTTGTCAAGGCCGGCGACAAGATCCCGCAGCCCCTGGCCGCCGCGCTCACGCGCCTGGAGATCCACCCCCTCATCATCGGAATGAACGTCCAGGCCGCCTACGAGAGCGGCATGATCTACGAGCAGAGGGTCCTGCAGGTCGACGAGAAGCAGCTTCTCGCGCAGATCGGGCAGGCCGCCCGCGCCGCCGTGAACCTTTCGGTGAACGCGGGGTATCCCACGAAGAAGACGATCGAGATCCTGCTGCAGAAGGCCCACCGCGAGGCGCTTGCGGTCGGCCTTGAGGCGGAGATCCTCGATACGAAGGTCATCGACCTGCTCCTTGCGAAGGGGCAGGCGGAGATGCTCGCCGTGGCGCGCAAGGCCTCGCCCGAGGCGCTCGACGAGGAATTGAAATCGAAACTCGGTTAG
- a CDS encoding 50S ribosomal protein L1, which yields MDKKTVTQAVQKALSSSKGERKFKQTVELAINLVNVDLTIPKNRIDEEIVLPKGRGKRPKVALFASGELAVKAKNVADVVIQPDEIDKLAGDKRRARKLATGTDFFLAEAPLMPTIGRTLGQVLGPRGKMPRPMPPQADPAAFVTPMRNAVRVRSRDKPTFHCPIGTEDMSAEDLGENAWAILERVLNKLERGKFNLGSVYVKTTMGPAVRILTEESDAKKARTAAAAAAAPTGGA from the coding sequence ATGGACAAGAAGACCGTCACGCAAGCCGTCCAGAAGGCGCTGTCGTCGAGCAAGGGCGAGCGCAAGTTCAAGCAGACCGTCGAGCTTGCGATCAACCTCGTCAACGTCGACCTTACGATCCCGAAGAACCGCATCGACGAGGAGATCGTGCTTCCCAAGGGCCGCGGAAAGCGGCCCAAGGTCGCGCTGTTTGCCTCGGGCGAGCTTGCGGTGAAGGCAAAGAACGTCGCGGACGTCGTCATCCAGCCCGACGAGATCGACAAGCTCGCCGGCGACAAGCGCCGCGCGCGCAAGCTTGCCACGGGCACGGACTTCTTCCTCGCCGAGGCGCCGCTTATGCCCACGATCGGCCGCACGCTCGGACAGGTCCTGGGCCCCCGCGGCAAGATGCCGCGCCCCATGCCCCCGCAGGCCGATCCGGCCGCGTTTGTGACGCCCATGCGGAACGCCGTGCGCGTCCGTTCGCGCGACAAGCCCACCTTCCACTGCCCCATCGGAACCGAGGACATGAGCGCCGAGGACCTGGGCGAGAACGCCTGGGCGATCCTCGAGCGCGTGCTCAACAAGCTCGAGCGCGGCAAGTTCAACCTCGGCTCGGTGTACGTGAAGACGACCATGGGCCCGGCCGTGCGCATCCTCACGGAGGAAAGCGACGCGAAGAAGGCGCGCACCGCCGCGGCGGCCGCCGCCGCTCCCACGGGAGGCGCCTAG
- a CDS encoding DUF6159 family protein, translated as MSIAPQTGFSPYGGSPYGGTPYGGHRAQPGFFERLRIGWHLTKSAFGVLRMDKEILLLPVLSGIAMVLLLAASVGPFLFGLASGAVQGQGAFQTSFYVLLGVLYVGGAFITIFFNVAVIHCATIRFDGGDPTVRDGLSFAANNVGRIFVWALFVATVGMALRMLRERAGFLGQILLAGVEIAWGIATYFVVPILVYRQVGPVAAIKESAGLIRRTWGEGLAAVGSVGIITMLLMIPGFLLVVGSIFALAATRSFALFGVVLAMGILSILFVAVLQSALNGIVQSALYKYATTGRIPQAFDARDVNPYGAPTPVQARPY; from the coding sequence GTGTCGATCGCACCGCAAACGGGATTCTCGCCCTACGGCGGCTCCCCCTACGGCGGGACGCCTTACGGCGGCCACCGCGCGCAGCCCGGCTTCTTCGAACGCCTCCGCATCGGCTGGCACCTCACGAAGTCCGCCTTCGGCGTGCTGCGCATGGACAAGGAGATCCTCCTCCTGCCCGTCCTCTCGGGCATCGCCATGGTCCTCCTTCTGGCCGCAAGCGTGGGGCCGTTCCTTTTCGGGCTTGCCTCCGGCGCCGTGCAGGGCCAGGGCGCCTTCCAGACGAGCTTCTACGTCCTGCTCGGGGTCCTGTACGTCGGCGGCGCGTTCATCACGATCTTCTTCAACGTGGCCGTCATCCACTGCGCCACGATCCGCTTCGACGGCGGGGACCCCACCGTCCGCGACGGGCTGTCGTTTGCGGCCAACAACGTCGGCCGCATCTTCGTGTGGGCGCTCTTCGTCGCAACCGTCGGCATGGCGCTGCGGATGCTGCGCGAGCGCGCAGGCTTCCTCGGCCAGATCCTGCTGGCCGGCGTGGAGATCGCCTGGGGCATCGCCACCTACTTCGTCGTGCCCATCCTCGTCTACCGGCAGGTCGGGCCGGTGGCCGCCATCAAGGAGAGCGCCGGCCTCATCCGCCGCACGTGGGGCGAGGGCCTGGCGGCCGTTGGCTCCGTGGGCATCATCACGATGCTCCTGATGATCCCCGGCTTCCTGCTCGTCGTAGGTTCGATCTTCGCGCTTGCGGCGACCCGGAGCTTCGCCCTCTTTGGCGTGGTGCTTGCCATGGGCATCCTGTCCATCCTGTTCGTGGCCGTCCTGCAGTCGGCCTTGAACGGGATCGTCCAGTCGGCCCTGTACAAGTACGCGACGACGGGCCGCATCCCGCAGGCGTTCGACGCGCGCGACGTGAATCCGTACGGCGCGCCGACGCCGGTGCAGGCGCGGCCGTACTAG